In Nicotiana tabacum cultivar K326 chromosome 17, ASM71507v2, whole genome shotgun sequence, one DNA window encodes the following:
- the LOC107809402 gene encoding myosin-9-like isoform X3, with the protein MQSTPVNIIVGSHVWIEDQSVAWIDGQVSQINGQDVQVQTSDGRTVTANLSKIYPKDEDAPAGGVDDMTKLSYLHEPGVLQNLAARYQLNEIYTYTGSILIAINPFQRLPHLYDRHMMEQYKGAPLGELSPHVFAIADAAYRQMINEGKSNSILVSGESGAGKTETTKMLMQYLAYLGGRKGTEGRTVEQQVLESNPVLEAFGNAKTVRNNNSSRFGKFVEIQFDKSGRISGAAIRTYLLERSRVCQVSDPERNYHCFYLLCAAPQEEVEKYKLENPKSFHYLNQSNCYELVGVSDAQDYLATRRAMDIVGISEKEQEAIFRVVASVLHLGNINFSKGQEIDSSVLKDDKSNFHLQTVAELLACDLNDLEDALLKRVMVTPEEVIKRSLDPNAAAVSRDGLAKTIYSRLFDWLVNKINNSIGQDPNSKSLIGVLDIYGFESFKLNSFEQFCINFTNEKLQQHFNQHVFKMEQEEYTKEEIDWSYIEFVDNQDVLDLIEKKPGGIIALLDEACMFPKSTHETFSQKLYQTFKSHKRFVKPKLSRTDFTIAHYAGEVQYQSDQFLDKNKDYVVPEHQDLLSASKCSFVAGLFPPVAEEATKSSAKSSKFSSIGSRFKLQLTSLMETLNSTEPHYIRCVKPNNQLKPAIFENVNILQQLRCGGVLEAIRISCAGYPTRKTFFEFLNRFGLLAPEVLEGHADEKVACTKILEKMGLAGSQIGKTKVFLRAGQMAELDARRAQKLATAAKTIQRKIRTHIARKYFLALQKAAICLQSSCRGRLACKLYDNMKRQAASIRIQTKLRGHLARKSYTRLKINVIALQTGIRATAARKEFRYKRQTKAAIIIQAHWHGHRAFSYYKKLIIASIVTQCRWRGRVAKKELRKLKMAARETGALKEAKDKLEKQVEELTWRLQLEKRLRTDLEEAKGQEIAKLKNSLEEVQSKVDQTNALLVKEREAAQKAIEEATSIVEEKPVLVEDTEKIDALNAEVENLKVLLQSEKQRADDSERKWAVAQESSEEKHKKLEETEKKVQQLQESVSRLEEKLTNLESENKVLRQQALTMAQNNKLLSGRSRSSIQRTESTRSSNIDLHSTSFSRESSEVEGRPQKSLNDKQQEYQDLLIRCIAQHLGFSKGRPVAACIIYKCLRQWRSFEVERTSIFDRVIQTIGQAIETQDNNDMLAYWLSNASTLLLLLQRTLKAGGAAGMTPQHRRSSSASLFGRMTQSFRGTPQGVNLSLIDGDSAGGADSLRQVEAKYPALLFKQQLTAYVEKIYGMIRDNLKKEISPLLGLCIQAPRISRAGLLKGTTARTLANAAAQEILIAHWQGIVKSLANFLNILKANHVPPFLVRKVFTQVFSFINVQLFNSLLLRRECCSFSNGEYVKTGLAELEHWCYKATDEYAGLAWEELKHIRQAIGFLVIHQKPKKTLDEISHDLCPVLSIQQLYRISTMYWDDKYGTHSLSPDCILILWPFSS; encoded by the exons ATGCAGAGCACTCCAGTAAATATCATTGTAGGTTCTCATGTATGGATTGAGGATCAATCAGTTGCTTGGATTGATGGACAAGTGTCACAGATTAATGGACAGGATGTTCAGGTCCAGACATCTGATGGGAGGACG GTTACAgcaaatttatcaaaaatatatCCCAAAGATGAAGATGCTCCTGCTGGCGGAGTCGATGACATGACCAAGTTATCATATTTGCATGAGCCTGGCGTCTTGCAGAATTTGGCTGCAAGATATCAACTCAATGAAATCTAT ACTTATACTGGAAGTATTCTCATCGCCATCAATCCATTCCAAAGGCTGCCCCATCTATACGATCGCCACATGATGGAACAATACAAGGGAGCCCCGCTTGGCGAACTAAGTCCTCATGTCTTTGCTATTGCTGATGCCGCTTACAG GCAAATGATCAATGAAGGTAAAAGCAATTCTATATTGGTCAGTGGTGAAAGTGGGGCTGGTAAGACTGAAACTACTAAAATGCTTATGCAATACCTTGCTTATTTGGGTGGCCGTAAAGGCACTGAAGGGCGAACTGTCGAGCAGCAAGTTCTAGAG TCAAATCCAGTACTTGAAGCATTTGGCAATGCCAAAACAGTTAGAAATAACAATTCAAG TCGTTTTGGTAAATTTGTGGAGATTCAGTTTGATAAAAGTGGAAGAATATCTGGTGCAGCGATTAGAACTTACCTCCTTGAAAGATCTCGTGTTTGCCAAGTTTCAGATCCTGAACGCAACTATCATTGTTTCTACCTTCTATGTGCAGCACCCCAGGAG GAGGTTGAAAAGTATAAGTTGGAGAATCCTAAATCATTTCACTATCTTAATCAATCGAATTGCTACGAACTAGTTGGTGTAAGTGATGCTCAAGATTATCTTGCAACAAGGAGGGCCATGGATATTGTTGGCATTAGTGAGAAAGAGCAG GAAGCAATTTTTAGAGTAGTGGCTTCTGTTCTTCATCTTGGTAATATTAACTTTTCAAAGGGCCAAGAAATTGACTCATCAGTTTTAAAAGATGACAAATCTAATTTCCATCTTCAGACTGTTGCTGAGCTTCTGGC GTGTGATCTTAATGATTTGGAAGATGCGCTATTGAAACGTGTAATGGTCACACCTGAAGAAGTTATAAAGAGAAGTCTTGATCCTAATGCTGCAGCAGTTAGTAGAGATGGGCTTGCTAAAACGATATATTCTCGCTTATTTGACTG GTTGGTGAACAAAATAAATAACTCGATTGGTCAAGATCCGAACTCAAAATCTCTTATTGGTGTTCTTGACATTTATGGTTTTGAAAGTTTTAAACTTAATAG TTTTGAACAATTCTGCATTAATTTCACAAATGAGAAGCTGCAGCAACATTTTAACCAG CATGTGTTCAAGATGGAGCAGGAGGAATACACTAAAGAAGAGATTGATTGGAGCTACATAGAATTTGTGGACAATCAAGATGTTCTGGATCTTATTGAAAAG AAACCTGGAGGTATCATCGCTCTTCTTGATGAAGCCTG TATGTTCCCCAAGTCAACTCATGAAACATTCTCTCAGAAGCTTTATCAGACATTCAAGTCCCACAAACGATTTGTCAAACCAAAACTGTCTCGCACTGATTTTACCATTGCTCATTATGCTGGAGAG GTTCAATACCAGTCTGATCAATTTTTGGATAAGAACAAAGACTATGTTGTTCCTGAGCATCAAGATTTGTTAAGTGCTTCCAAATGCTCATTCGTAGCTGGCCTCTTCCCTCCTGTTGCTGAGGAGGCAACTAAATCATCAGCCAAATCGTCGAAGTTCTCATCCATCGGTTCTCGTTTTAAG TTACAACTTACATCATTGATGGAAACTCTGAATTCTACGGAACCTCATTACATCAGATGTGTGAAGCCCAACAATCAATTGAAACCTGCAATTTTTGAGAATGTTAACATTTTGCAGCAACTGCGTTGTGGT GGTGTTCTAGAAGCAATTAGAATTAGTTGTGCTGGTTACCCTACCCGTAAGACATTCTTTGAGTTTCTAAACCGATTTGGTCTTCTTGCTCCAGAGGTCTTGGAAGGACA TGCCGATGAAAAAGTTGCATGCACAAAGATTCTGGAAAAGATGGGGCTCGCTGGTTCTCAG ATCGGAAAAACGAAAGTTTTTCTCAGAGCTGGTCAGATGGCTGAGCTGGATGCACGCAGAGCACAGAAACTAGCCACTGCAGCTAAGACAATCCAAAGGAAAATTAGAACTCATATCGCTCGGAAATACTTTCTTGCTTTGCAGAAGGCTGCAATTTGCTTACAATCCTCATGCCGAG GAAGGCTTGCTTGCAAATTGTATGACAATATGAAAAGACAAGCTGCTTCTATCAGAATCCAGACAAAATTGCGCGGACACTTGGCCCGAAAGTCCTATACTAGACTCAAAATCAATGTCATTGCTCTTCAGACAGGAATTCGAGCGACAGCTGCACGAAAGGAATTCAGATATAAAAGACAAACCAAAGCAgcaattattatacaa GCACATTGGCATGGACACAGAGCCTTTTCATACTACAAGAAACTCATAATTGCATCTATTGTAACACAATGCAGATGGAGGGGAAGGGTTGCAAAGAAAGAGCTTCGGAAACTAAAGATG GCTGCAAGAGAAACAGGTGCACTAAAAGAAGCAAAGGATAAGCTTGAAAAACAGGTTGAAGAACTTACATGGCGTCTGCAGTTGGAGAAACGTCTAAGG ACGGACTTGGAAGAAGCAAAGGGCCAGGAAATAGCAAAGCTGAAGAATTCCTTGGAAGAAGTGCAAAGCAAAGTGGATCAAACCAATGCGCTGCTCGTCAAGGAACGTGAGGCTGCTCAGAAAGCAATTGAAGAAGCCACCTCAATCGTTGAAGAGAAGCCGGTTCTTGTCGAGGATACAGAAAAGATTGATGCTTTAAATGCAGAAGTGGAAAATTTAAAG GTATTATTGCAATCGGAAAAGCAACGTGCTGATGATTCTGAGAGGAAATGGGCTGTAGCTCAAGAATCAAGTGAAGAaaagcacaagaagttggaagaAACTGAAAAAAAAGTACAACAACTTCAGGAATCAGTGAGCAG GCTTGAAGAAAAGCTCACCAACTTAGAGTCGGAAAATAAAGTACTTCGCCAGCAGGCTCTGACAATGGCACAGAATAATAAATTGCTGTCTGGACGATCAAGATCGAGTATTCAG AGGACCGAGAGCACAAGAAGTAGTAACATA GATCTGCATAGCACTTCATTTTCAAGGGAAAGTTCCGAGGTTGAGGGAAGACCACAGAAATCACTTAATGATAAACAACAGGAGTATCAGGACTTGCTCATCCGGTGTATTGCACAGCACCTTGGCTTCTCTAAGGGCAGACCTGTTGCGGCCTGCATTATTTACAAGTGCCTTAGGCAGTGGCGATCGTTCGAAGTTGAGCGAACCAGTATCTTTGACAGGGTAATACAAACCATTGGCCAAGCTATTGAG ACTCAGGACAACAATGATATGTTAGCCTATTGGCTATCCAATGCATCTACTTTGTTGCTTCTGCTGCAACGTACGTTGAAAGCTGGTGGTGCTGCTGGGATGACCCCACAGCACAGGCGATCGTCATCAGCCTCTTTATTTGGGAGAATGACACAG AGCTTTCGTGGAACCCCTCAAGGTGTCAATCTTTCTCTCATTGATGGTGATTCGGCTGGTGGAGCAGATAGCTTGCGCCAAGTTGAAGCCAAATATCCTGCTTTATTGTTTAAACAGCAGCTAACAGCATATGTGGAAAAGATTTATGGAATGATCCGTGATAATCTTAAGAAAGAGATTTCTCCACTGCTGGGGTTGTGCATTCAG GCACCAAGAATATCCAGAGCAGGTTTACTTAAAGGGACAACAGCACGTACACTTGCAAATGCTGCTGCTCAGGAAATTTTGATCGCTCACTGGCAAGGAATTGTCAAGAGCCTTGCTAACTTTTTGAACATATTGAAAGCCAATCAT GTGCCTCCATTTCTTGTACGCAAAGTATTTACTCAAGTCTTTTCTTTCATCAATGTCCAATTATTTAACAG CCTTTTGCTGAGAAGAGAATGCTGTTCATTTAGCAACGGTGAGTATGTAAAAACTGGCTTGGCAGAACTGGAACACTGGTGCTACAAAGCAACTGATGAG TATGCAGGACTAGCTTGGGAGGAGCTCAAACATATAAGACAGGCAATTGGATTTTTG GTCATACACCAGAAGCCAAAGAAGACATTGGATGAAATAAGTCACGATCTATGTCCT GTGCTTAGCATTCAACAACTTTACAGAATCAGCACAATGTATTGGGATGACAAATATGGCACACATAGCCTTTCGCCAGAT tgcatattgattttatggccATTCTCAAGTTAG
- the LOC107809402 gene encoding myosin-9-like isoform X4, whose protein sequence is MQSTPVNIIVGSHVWIEDQSVAWIDGQVSQINGQDVQVQTSDGRTVTANLSKIYPKDEDAPAGGVDDMTKLSYLHEPGVLQNLAARYQLNEIYTYTGSILIAINPFQRLPHLYDRHMMEQYKGAPLGELSPHVFAIADAAYRQMINEGKSNSILVSGESGAGKTETTKMLMQYLAYLGGRKGTEGRTVEQQVLESNPVLEAFGNAKTVRNNNSSRFGKFVEIQFDKSGRISGAAIRTYLLERSRVCQVSDPERNYHCFYLLCAAPQEEVEKYKLENPKSFHYLNQSNCYELVGVSDAQDYLATRRAMDIVGISEKEQEAIFRVVASVLHLGNINFSKGQEIDSSVLKDDKSNFHLQTVAELLACDLNDLEDALLKRVMVTPEEVIKRSLDPNAAAVSRDGLAKTIYSRLFDWLVNKINNSIGQDPNSKSLIGVLDIYGFESFKLNSFEQFCINFTNEKLQQHFNQHVFKMEQEEYTKEEIDWSYIEFVDNQDVLDLIEKKPGGIIALLDEACMFPKSTHETFSQKLYQTFKSHKRFVKPKLSRTDFTIAHYAGEVQYQSDQFLDKNKDYVVPEHQDLLSASKCSFVAGLFPPVAEEATKSSAKSSKFSSIGSRFKLQLTSLMETLNSTEPHYIRCVKPNNQLKPAIFENVNILQQLRCGGVLEAIRISCAGYPTRKTFFEFLNRFGLLAPEVLEGHADEKVACTKILEKMGLAGSQIGKTKVFLRAGQMAELDARRAQKLATAAKTIQRKIRTHIARKYFLALQKAAICLQSSCRGRLACKLYDNMKRQAASIRIQTKLRGHLARKSYTRLKINVIALQTGIRATAARKEFRYKRQTKAAIIIQAHWHGHRAFSYYKKLIIASIVTQCRWRGRVAKKELRKLKMAARETGALKEAKDKLEKQVEELTWRLQLEKRLRTDLEEAKGQEIAKLKNSLEEVQSKVDQTNALLVKEREAAQKAIEEATSIVEEKPVLVEDTEKIDALNAEVENLKVLLQSEKQRADDSERKWAVAQESSEEKHKKLEETEKKVQQLQESVSRLEEKLTNLESENKVLRQQALTMAQNNKLLSGRSRSSIQRTESTRSSNIDLHSTSFSRESSEVEGRPQKSLNDKQQEYQDLLIRCIAQHLGFSKGRPVAACIIYKCLRQWRSFEVERTSIFDRVIQTIGQAIETQDNNDMLAYWLSNASTLLLLLQRTLKAGGAAGMTPQHRRSSSASLFGRMTQSFRGTPQGVNLSLIDGDSAGGADSLRQVEAKYPALLFKQQLTAYVEKIYGMIRDNLKKEISPLLGLCIQAPRISRAGLLKGTTARTLANAAAQEILIAHWQGIVKSLANFLNILKANHVPPFLVRKVFTQVFSFINVQLFNSLLLRRECCSFSNGEYVKTGLAELEHWCYKATDED, encoded by the exons ATGCAGAGCACTCCAGTAAATATCATTGTAGGTTCTCATGTATGGATTGAGGATCAATCAGTTGCTTGGATTGATGGACAAGTGTCACAGATTAATGGACAGGATGTTCAGGTCCAGACATCTGATGGGAGGACG GTTACAgcaaatttatcaaaaatatatCCCAAAGATGAAGATGCTCCTGCTGGCGGAGTCGATGACATGACCAAGTTATCATATTTGCATGAGCCTGGCGTCTTGCAGAATTTGGCTGCAAGATATCAACTCAATGAAATCTAT ACTTATACTGGAAGTATTCTCATCGCCATCAATCCATTCCAAAGGCTGCCCCATCTATACGATCGCCACATGATGGAACAATACAAGGGAGCCCCGCTTGGCGAACTAAGTCCTCATGTCTTTGCTATTGCTGATGCCGCTTACAG GCAAATGATCAATGAAGGTAAAAGCAATTCTATATTGGTCAGTGGTGAAAGTGGGGCTGGTAAGACTGAAACTACTAAAATGCTTATGCAATACCTTGCTTATTTGGGTGGCCGTAAAGGCACTGAAGGGCGAACTGTCGAGCAGCAAGTTCTAGAG TCAAATCCAGTACTTGAAGCATTTGGCAATGCCAAAACAGTTAGAAATAACAATTCAAG TCGTTTTGGTAAATTTGTGGAGATTCAGTTTGATAAAAGTGGAAGAATATCTGGTGCAGCGATTAGAACTTACCTCCTTGAAAGATCTCGTGTTTGCCAAGTTTCAGATCCTGAACGCAACTATCATTGTTTCTACCTTCTATGTGCAGCACCCCAGGAG GAGGTTGAAAAGTATAAGTTGGAGAATCCTAAATCATTTCACTATCTTAATCAATCGAATTGCTACGAACTAGTTGGTGTAAGTGATGCTCAAGATTATCTTGCAACAAGGAGGGCCATGGATATTGTTGGCATTAGTGAGAAAGAGCAG GAAGCAATTTTTAGAGTAGTGGCTTCTGTTCTTCATCTTGGTAATATTAACTTTTCAAAGGGCCAAGAAATTGACTCATCAGTTTTAAAAGATGACAAATCTAATTTCCATCTTCAGACTGTTGCTGAGCTTCTGGC GTGTGATCTTAATGATTTGGAAGATGCGCTATTGAAACGTGTAATGGTCACACCTGAAGAAGTTATAAAGAGAAGTCTTGATCCTAATGCTGCAGCAGTTAGTAGAGATGGGCTTGCTAAAACGATATATTCTCGCTTATTTGACTG GTTGGTGAACAAAATAAATAACTCGATTGGTCAAGATCCGAACTCAAAATCTCTTATTGGTGTTCTTGACATTTATGGTTTTGAAAGTTTTAAACTTAATAG TTTTGAACAATTCTGCATTAATTTCACAAATGAGAAGCTGCAGCAACATTTTAACCAG CATGTGTTCAAGATGGAGCAGGAGGAATACACTAAAGAAGAGATTGATTGGAGCTACATAGAATTTGTGGACAATCAAGATGTTCTGGATCTTATTGAAAAG AAACCTGGAGGTATCATCGCTCTTCTTGATGAAGCCTG TATGTTCCCCAAGTCAACTCATGAAACATTCTCTCAGAAGCTTTATCAGACATTCAAGTCCCACAAACGATTTGTCAAACCAAAACTGTCTCGCACTGATTTTACCATTGCTCATTATGCTGGAGAG GTTCAATACCAGTCTGATCAATTTTTGGATAAGAACAAAGACTATGTTGTTCCTGAGCATCAAGATTTGTTAAGTGCTTCCAAATGCTCATTCGTAGCTGGCCTCTTCCCTCCTGTTGCTGAGGAGGCAACTAAATCATCAGCCAAATCGTCGAAGTTCTCATCCATCGGTTCTCGTTTTAAG TTACAACTTACATCATTGATGGAAACTCTGAATTCTACGGAACCTCATTACATCAGATGTGTGAAGCCCAACAATCAATTGAAACCTGCAATTTTTGAGAATGTTAACATTTTGCAGCAACTGCGTTGTGGT GGTGTTCTAGAAGCAATTAGAATTAGTTGTGCTGGTTACCCTACCCGTAAGACATTCTTTGAGTTTCTAAACCGATTTGGTCTTCTTGCTCCAGAGGTCTTGGAAGGACA TGCCGATGAAAAAGTTGCATGCACAAAGATTCTGGAAAAGATGGGGCTCGCTGGTTCTCAG ATCGGAAAAACGAAAGTTTTTCTCAGAGCTGGTCAGATGGCTGAGCTGGATGCACGCAGAGCACAGAAACTAGCCACTGCAGCTAAGACAATCCAAAGGAAAATTAGAACTCATATCGCTCGGAAATACTTTCTTGCTTTGCAGAAGGCTGCAATTTGCTTACAATCCTCATGCCGAG GAAGGCTTGCTTGCAAATTGTATGACAATATGAAAAGACAAGCTGCTTCTATCAGAATCCAGACAAAATTGCGCGGACACTTGGCCCGAAAGTCCTATACTAGACTCAAAATCAATGTCATTGCTCTTCAGACAGGAATTCGAGCGACAGCTGCACGAAAGGAATTCAGATATAAAAGACAAACCAAAGCAgcaattattatacaa GCACATTGGCATGGACACAGAGCCTTTTCATACTACAAGAAACTCATAATTGCATCTATTGTAACACAATGCAGATGGAGGGGAAGGGTTGCAAAGAAAGAGCTTCGGAAACTAAAGATG GCTGCAAGAGAAACAGGTGCACTAAAAGAAGCAAAGGATAAGCTTGAAAAACAGGTTGAAGAACTTACATGGCGTCTGCAGTTGGAGAAACGTCTAAGG ACGGACTTGGAAGAAGCAAAGGGCCAGGAAATAGCAAAGCTGAAGAATTCCTTGGAAGAAGTGCAAAGCAAAGTGGATCAAACCAATGCGCTGCTCGTCAAGGAACGTGAGGCTGCTCAGAAAGCAATTGAAGAAGCCACCTCAATCGTTGAAGAGAAGCCGGTTCTTGTCGAGGATACAGAAAAGATTGATGCTTTAAATGCAGAAGTGGAAAATTTAAAG GTATTATTGCAATCGGAAAAGCAACGTGCTGATGATTCTGAGAGGAAATGGGCTGTAGCTCAAGAATCAAGTGAAGAaaagcacaagaagttggaagaAACTGAAAAAAAAGTACAACAACTTCAGGAATCAGTGAGCAG GCTTGAAGAAAAGCTCACCAACTTAGAGTCGGAAAATAAAGTACTTCGCCAGCAGGCTCTGACAATGGCACAGAATAATAAATTGCTGTCTGGACGATCAAGATCGAGTATTCAG AGGACCGAGAGCACAAGAAGTAGTAACATA GATCTGCATAGCACTTCATTTTCAAGGGAAAGTTCCGAGGTTGAGGGAAGACCACAGAAATCACTTAATGATAAACAACAGGAGTATCAGGACTTGCTCATCCGGTGTATTGCACAGCACCTTGGCTTCTCTAAGGGCAGACCTGTTGCGGCCTGCATTATTTACAAGTGCCTTAGGCAGTGGCGATCGTTCGAAGTTGAGCGAACCAGTATCTTTGACAGGGTAATACAAACCATTGGCCAAGCTATTGAG ACTCAGGACAACAATGATATGTTAGCCTATTGGCTATCCAATGCATCTACTTTGTTGCTTCTGCTGCAACGTACGTTGAAAGCTGGTGGTGCTGCTGGGATGACCCCACAGCACAGGCGATCGTCATCAGCCTCTTTATTTGGGAGAATGACACAG AGCTTTCGTGGAACCCCTCAAGGTGTCAATCTTTCTCTCATTGATGGTGATTCGGCTGGTGGAGCAGATAGCTTGCGCCAAGTTGAAGCCAAATATCCTGCTTTATTGTTTAAACAGCAGCTAACAGCATATGTGGAAAAGATTTATGGAATGATCCGTGATAATCTTAAGAAAGAGATTTCTCCACTGCTGGGGTTGTGCATTCAG GCACCAAGAATATCCAGAGCAGGTTTACTTAAAGGGACAACAGCACGTACACTTGCAAATGCTGCTGCTCAGGAAATTTTGATCGCTCACTGGCAAGGAATTGTCAAGAGCCTTGCTAACTTTTTGAACATATTGAAAGCCAATCAT GTGCCTCCATTTCTTGTACGCAAAGTATTTACTCAAGTCTTTTCTTTCATCAATGTCCAATTATTTAACAG CCTTTTGCTGAGAAGAGAATGCTGTTCATTTAGCAACGGTGAGTATGTAAAAACTGGCTTGGCAGAACTGGAACACTGGTGCTACAAAGCAACTGATGAG GACTAG